A DNA window from Pseudomonadota bacterium contains the following coding sequences:
- a CDS encoding TIGR04283 family arsenosugar biosynthesis glycosyltransferase, with the protein MAPSLAVVIPTLNAASFLPRSLASLAELAPKEIIVVDGGSTDGTIDIAAGAGVRLITAPRGRGQQLAAGAEAATSDWLLFLHADTVLAPGAVGAVASFVAHEAGDRAGYFRFRLDEDSNQARRLERLVGWRCRMLALPYGDQGLLIHRHLYRTVGGFLGLSLMEDVDLARRLGRRRLVQIDHDAITSAARYRQDGYLARSLCNLACLALYYLGLPPARIARIYR; encoded by the coding sequence ATGGCGCCTTCGCTTGCCGTGGTGATTCCGACGCTGAACGCCGCTTCATTCTTGCCGCGGTCTCTTGCCTCGCTCGCGGAGTTGGCGCCGAAAGAGATCATCGTCGTCGACGGCGGCTCGACCGACGGCACGATCGACATCGCTGCCGGTGCTGGCGTCCGTCTCATCACGGCCCCGCGCGGCCGCGGCCAGCAGCTCGCCGCCGGTGCCGAAGCGGCCACTTCCGATTGGCTCCTCTTTCTCCACGCCGATACCGTGCTGGCGCCAGGCGCCGTCGGCGCTGTCGCATCTTTCGTTGCCCATGAAGCGGGCGATCGCGCCGGGTATTTCCGCTTCCGCCTCGACGAAGACAGCAATCAAGCGCGCCGGCTCGAACGGCTGGTCGGATGGCGCTGCCGGATGCTGGCGCTCCCTTATGGCGACCAGGGGTTGCTCATTCACCGGCACCTTTATCGGACGGTCGGCGGATTTCTGGGCCTGTCGCTGATGGAAGACGTGGATCTGGCCCGGAGGCTCGGGCGGAGGCGTCTCGTCCAGATCGACCACGACGCCATCACCTCGGCGGCACGCTACCGGCAAGACGGCTATCTCGCCCGCAGCCTCTGCAACCTTGCTTGCTTGGCTCTGTATTATCTCGGCCTGCCGCCGGCGCGGATCGCCCGGATCTATCGATGA
- a CDS encoding TIGR04282 family arsenosugar biosynthesis glycosyltransferase, with protein MRGRDTLILFVKEPQLGRVKTRLARRIGAVGAWRIYRLLTQAACRELTGDRRWRSVIAVTPDRARSRIWPPHHPRWQQGEGALGERMARALIGLARPRAVLVGSDIPGMTREMIQRAFALLGRSRFVFGPAEDGGYWLIGWRRGAWPYGGLDQVRWSSPSALKESLASIGRRTRIGFLDTLRDLDDGADYRAWRKRERRR; from the coding sequence ATGAGGGGCCGCGACACGCTGATCCTCTTCGTCAAGGAGCCGCAGCTCGGGCGGGTGAAGACGCGGCTGGCCCGGCGCATCGGCGCCGTTGGGGCTTGGCGGATCTATCGCTTGCTGACGCAGGCCGCCTGCCGCGAGCTGACGGGCGACAGACGCTGGCGGAGCGTGATTGCGGTCACGCCCGACCGCGCCCGGTCGCGAATCTGGCCGCCGCACCACCCCAGATGGCAGCAAGGCGAGGGCGCGCTTGGAGAGCGCATGGCGCGCGCACTCATCGGGCTTGCCCGACCCAGAGCGGTGCTGGTCGGCTCCGACATCCCAGGCATGACGCGAGAGATGATCCAGCGGGCTTTCGCCCTCCTCGGCCGCTCACGCTTCGTCTTCGGCCCGGCGGAGGACGGGGGCTATTGGCTCATCGGCTGGCGCCGCGGCGCCTGGCCCTATGGCGGGCTCGACCAGGTCCGCTGGTCGAGCCCATCGGCGCTGAAGGAGAGTCTCGCCAGCATCGGCCGCCGGACCCGCATCGGCTTCCTCGACACGCTCAGGGATCTCGACGACGGCGCCGATTATCGGGCCTGGCGGAAACGCGAACGCCGCCGCTGA
- a CDS encoding radical SAM/SPASM domain-containing protein encodes MESIYYVICWQCHRACRHCYEDKFRPYRGAELDGVVAEAVAAFPKIVVNFPERMTYLDLNDPGPEGEPTEKLGWVILAGGEVLDEPVREAVLYPVIESLKRTYRDKGGVKLAIQTTGDLVTDKIVGELLERGLDRISVSGIDDYHVGLKGEEAKQSLIGRLTSLFEARGMTRQTTWLRHDHDRKAKIEDRSTYDFWGATPETVVGKLWPRGRAWQNAISTATLADNFCNQRSGGLNFLQRRYHGSEVSVEPNGNVYPCCVKTTLPIGSLIEEKLDAMLDRLAGDPVYEAISMGHPERMGIAAGWSVEAFLDKCKVTLPSGRVYRNLCIGCDQFHREVLAPRRAQAQAQGRKAAE; translated from the coding sequence GTGGAATCGATCTACTACGTCATCTGCTGGCAGTGCCATCGCGCCTGCCGGCATTGCTATGAGGACAAGTTCCGCCCCTATCGCGGCGCGGAGCTCGACGGCGTGGTCGCCGAGGCGGTGGCCGCGTTCCCGAAGATCGTCGTCAACTTCCCCGAGCGCATGACCTACCTCGACCTCAACGATCCCGGGCCCGAGGGCGAACCCACCGAAAAGCTCGGCTGGGTGATTCTCGCCGGCGGCGAGGTCTTGGACGAGCCCGTGCGCGAGGCGGTGCTCTATCCGGTGATCGAATCGCTGAAGCGGACGTATCGCGACAAGGGCGGGGTCAAGCTCGCCATCCAGACCACGGGCGACCTGGTGACGGACAAGATCGTGGGCGAGCTCCTGGAGCGCGGCCTCGACCGCATCTCGGTCTCTGGCATCGACGACTACCATGTCGGCCTCAAGGGCGAGGAGGCGAAGCAGTCGCTGATCGGCCGGCTGACGTCGCTCTTCGAGGCCCGCGGCATGACCAGGCAGACGACCTGGCTCCGCCACGACCACGACCGCAAGGCCAAGATCGAGGACCGGTCGACCTATGACTTCTGGGGAGCGACGCCGGAGACCGTCGTCGGCAAGCTTTGGCCGCGCGGCCGGGCTTGGCAGAATGCGATCTCCACCGCGACGCTCGCCGACAATTTCTGCAATCAGCGCTCCGGCGGGCTCAATTTCCTGCAGCGGCGCTATCACGGCTCGGAAGTGTCGGTGGAGCCCAACGGCAACGTCTATCCCTGCTGCGTGAAGACCACGCTGCCGATCGGCAGCCTGATCGAGGAGAAGCTGGACGCTATGCTGGATCGCCTCGCCGGCGATCCCGTCTATGAGGCGATCTCCATGGGCCATCCCGAGCGCATGGGTATTGCCGCTGGCTGGAGCGTCGAGGCCTTCCTCGACAAGTGCAAGGTCACGCTGCCTTCGGGCCGGGTCTATCGCAATCTCTGCATCGGCTGCGATCAGTTCCATCGCGAGGTGCTGGCGCCGCGCCGCGCCCAAGCGCAAGCCCAGGGGCGCAAGGCGGCAGAGTAG
- a CDS encoding dihydrodipicolinate synthase family protein → MSVQAIPRTSALAQPQPFTGVLAPVVTSFKADLTPDGDRFLAHCRWLLAHGCDGLAVFGTNSEANSLSVAERTALLDRLIDGGVEAARLMPGTGACALPDAVQLTQHAVKRGCGGVLMLPPFYYKGVSEEGLYAFFSEVVQRVASDKLRLYLYHIPPVAVVPIPLTLIGRLIKAYPGIVVGIKDSSGDWNNTKAVLEAYPGFGTFAGSEAFLLQTLRGGGVGCITATGNVDPQRIRRVFETWTTAEADGIQERVSQFRKVMQKYPMIPALKAVIGHFRQDKDWRRVRPPLVAMDDTMAKALIADVMADGFDMPGI, encoded by the coding sequence ATGTCCGTGCAAGCGATCCCGCGCACCTCCGCGCTGGCCCAACCCCAGCCTTTCACCGGCGTGCTAGCCCCGGTGGTGACGTCGTTCAAAGCCGATCTTACGCCCGATGGCGATCGCTTCCTTGCCCATTGCCGCTGGCTGTTGGCGCATGGGTGCGACGGGCTCGCCGTATTCGGCACCAACTCGGAGGCAAATTCGCTGTCGGTCGCCGAGCGGACGGCGCTGCTCGATCGGCTGATCGATGGCGGCGTCGAGGCCGCGCGGCTGATGCCCGGCACCGGCGCTTGCGCGCTCCCCGATGCCGTCCAGCTCACGCAGCATGCGGTCAAGCGCGGTTGCGGCGGCGTCTTGATGCTGCCGCCCTTCTATTACAAGGGCGTCTCCGAGGAAGGGCTCTACGCCTTCTTTTCCGAGGTGGTGCAGCGGGTGGCGAGCGACAAGCTCCGCCTTTACCTCTATCACATCCCGCCGGTGGCGGTGGTGCCGATCCCGTTGACGCTCATCGGCCGCCTGATCAAGGCCTATCCCGGCATCGTCGTCGGCATCAAGGACAGCTCTGGGGATTGGAACAACACCAAGGCGGTCTTGGAGGCCTATCCCGGCTTTGGCACCTTCGCCGGCTCCGAGGCCTTCCTCTTGCAGACGCTCCGCGGCGGCGGCGTCGGCTGCATTACGGCCACCGGCAACGTCGATCCCCAGCGCATCCGCCGGGTGTTCGAGACCTGGACCACGGCGGAAGCCGACGGCATCCAAGAGCGCGTCAGCCAATTCCGCAAGGTCATGCAGAAATACCCGATGATCCCGGCGCTCAAGGCCGTGATCGGGCATTTTCGCCAGGACAAGGACTGGCGCCGCGTCCGTCCGCCTCTGGTGGCGATGGATGACACCATGGCGAAGGCGCTCATCGCCGATGTCATGGCCGACGGCTTCGACATGCCGGGCATCTGA